One window from the genome of Spiractinospora alimapuensis encodes:
- a CDS encoding aldehyde dehydrogenase family protein yields MREPETAPRRLSVRKTYKLYVGGAFPRSESARSYPVSDVSGAHLANAAQASRKDVRDAVVSARSAVAGWSARTGYNRGQILYRVAEMMEGRRDQFVSEVAASAGESPQEAGDTVSAAIDRWVHYAGWADKLTQVLGNPNEVAGPYYNQSAPEPVGVVGVVAPPEDPLLGLVSVLAPVITAGNTCVVVASERAPLPAVTLAEVLATSDLPGGVVNVLTGRAGELLAPLASHADVDALDLTGATTGGREEAVELERAAASTLTRVLRPGATPTDWHAAPGVARLRRFVETKTVWHPIGV; encoded by the coding sequence ATGCGTGAGCCCGAGACCGCCCCGCGGCGGCTCAGTGTCCGCAAGACCTACAAGCTCTATGTGGGCGGGGCGTTCCCCCGCTCCGAGTCGGCCAGGAGTTACCCCGTGTCCGACGTGTCAGGCGCCCACCTCGCCAACGCCGCCCAGGCCTCCCGAAAGGACGTCCGCGACGCCGTGGTGTCCGCACGCTCGGCCGTCGCCGGTTGGTCGGCGCGGACCGGGTACAACCGGGGCCAGATCCTCTATCGGGTGGCGGAGATGATGGAGGGACGACGGGACCAGTTCGTGTCCGAGGTCGCCGCGTCGGCCGGGGAGTCGCCACAGGAGGCCGGGGACACGGTCTCGGCCGCCATCGACCGGTGGGTCCACTACGCGGGATGGGCGGACAAGCTCACCCAGGTGCTGGGCAACCCGAACGAGGTGGCCGGGCCGTATTACAACCAGTCCGCGCCCGAGCCAGTGGGCGTGGTCGGCGTCGTGGCGCCGCCGGAGGATCCGCTGCTCGGCCTGGTGTCGGTGCTCGCACCGGTCATCACCGCGGGAAACACCTGCGTCGTGGTGGCGAGTGAGCGGGCTCCCCTGCCCGCGGTCACGTTGGCCGAGGTACTGGCCACCTCCGACCTGCCGGGGGGAGTCGTGAACGTCCTGACCGGGCGTGCGGGCGAGCTCCTGGCGCCGTTGGCCAGCCACGCCGACGTCGACGCCCTGGACCTGACCGGGGCGACGACGGGCGGGCGTGAGGAGGCCGTCGAACTGGAACGGGCGGCGGCGAGCACGCTCACCCGGGTCCTGCGGCCCGGCGCCACGCCGACTGACTGGCATGCCGCGCCGGGAGTCGCGCGGTTGCGTCGCTTCGTCGAGACCAAGACCGTCTGGCATCCGATCGGCGTGTGA